One Candidatus Rhabdochlamydia sp. T3358 genomic window carries:
- the ndk gene encoding nucleoside-diphosphate kinase — protein sequence MSHEQTLSIIKPDAVADNKIGEIFSCFEKAGLEIVGIKMQRLTAEQAKAFYAVHAHRPFFQELIQFMTEGPIVAFVLEGENAINRTRELMGATNPKEAALGTIRRDFGASIERNAIHGSDTSENAKTEISFFFQPQAIFIH from the coding sequence ATGTCGCATGAACAAACACTTTCAATTATTAAGCCAGACGCCGTTGCGGATAATAAAATTGGTGAGATTTTTTCCTGTTTTGAAAAAGCTGGATTAGAAATTGTAGGGATTAAAATGCAACGTCTTACTGCAGAACAAGCAAAAGCTTTTTATGCCGTCCATGCTCATCGACCCTTTTTCCAGGAATTAATTCAGTTTATGACAGAAGGCCCTATCGTAGCATTTGTACTAGAAGGTGAAAATGCCATTAACCGTACACGCGAGCTCATGGGAGCCACAAATCCTAAAGAAGCTGCTCTTGGAACCATTCGAAGAGATTTTGGTGCTTCTATAGAACGCAATGCCATTCACGGCTCTGATACTTCAGAAAATGCAAAAACAGAGATCTCTTTCTTCTTTCAACCACAAGCAATTTTCATCCATTAA
- the dtd gene encoding D-aminoacyl-tRNA deacylase, with protein sequence MRLVIQRVLQAQVFVNLKQVGAIGQGAVALLGISNQDTHKKIPYLIKKLSQLRMFPNAQGKMDLSLIDLKLELLIISQFTLYADCTSGRRPNFLHAASPEIAKALYEEFVDQMQLLLPVQTGIFGADMKLHLINDGPVTFILDH encoded by the coding sequence ATGCGTCTTGTGATTCAGCGTGTTTTACAAGCACAGGTTTTTGTGAATCTTAAGCAAGTGGGAGCAATTGGCCAAGGCGCTGTTGCCCTATTAGGTATTAGCAATCAAGATACACACAAGAAAATCCCATACCTTATTAAAAAACTCTCACAGCTTAGGATGTTTCCTAATGCTCAAGGTAAGATGGATCTTTCTCTAATTGATCTGAAACTAGAGTTGCTAATCATCTCACAATTTACTCTCTATGCAGATTGTACATCTGGTAGAAGGCCTAATTTTCTTCATGCAGCTTCTCCAGAAATTGCTAAAGCTCTATATGAAGAGTTTGTAGATCAGATGCAGCTCTTATTGCCTGTACAAACAGGAATATTTGGTGCAGATATGAAACTACATCTGATCAATGATGGACCTGTGACCTTTATATTAGATCATTGA
- a CDS encoding phosphoenolpyruvate carboxykinase (GTP), producing MSNFTQNWTGNQKLIHWVEEIKELCQPKQIYICDGSLEEYRNLSQILAEKKLFVPLNPEKRPHSFWCHSSISDVARVEESTFICSLHEKDAGPTNHWKDPEQMKLLLKARFRGSMQGRTMYVIPFSMGPIDSDFSRMGIQITDSEYVVCNMHIMTRVGRTVLDKLASAEFVPCLHSVGMPLLDNVQDVPWPCSNEKYIVHFPEERSIWSFGSGYGGNALLGKKSFALRIASVMGRDEGWLAEHMLILAITNPEGVKKYFAAAFPSSCGKTNLSMLLPSLPNWKIECVGDDIAWLHIRDQKLYAINPEAGFFGVAPGTSLTSNPNAMNTLTHDTIFTNVALTEDKDVWWEGMTEQPPSQLTDWQGNPWTPNSKHLAAHPNARFTVAAKQCPVIDPNWESPEGVPISAIIFGGRRSNTVPLVYEAFDWTHGVFLGACMSSEMTAAASGEIGKLRHDPFAMLPFCGYNMADYFKHWLSMEKNNVTLPKIFHVNWFLKDDKGKYIWPGFGDNIRVLKWIFERVDQSDNFQTSAIGNLPKQDSLDVSGLSLTSEQLEQLFAIHVTQWRQEIKEMHRYFTLFGSELPPHMLHQLQALEKRIQ from the coding sequence ATGTCTAATTTTACACAAAATTGGACAGGCAATCAAAAACTGATTCATTGGGTTGAGGAGATTAAAGAGCTTTGCCAGCCAAAACAGATCTATATATGTGATGGTAGCTTAGAAGAATATCGCAATCTCTCTCAAATTCTTGCTGAAAAAAAACTATTTGTTCCATTAAATCCTGAAAAACGCCCCCATAGCTTTTGGTGTCATTCTTCTATTAGCGATGTTGCTCGTGTTGAAGAGTCTACTTTTATCTGTTCTCTACATGAAAAAGATGCGGGTCCAACTAATCATTGGAAAGATCCTGAGCAAATGAAGCTCCTATTAAAAGCTCGTTTTCGTGGTTCTATGCAAGGCAGAACCATGTATGTTATCCCTTTTAGCATGGGTCCAATAGACTCTGATTTTAGCCGAATGGGCATACAAATTACCGATTCAGAATATGTAGTATGTAATATGCATATCATGACAAGAGTAGGCAGGACGGTTCTTGATAAATTAGCTAGTGCAGAGTTTGTGCCTTGTTTACATTCGGTAGGCATGCCTCTTTTAGATAATGTACAAGATGTGCCATGGCCTTGTTCTAATGAGAAGTATATTGTACATTTTCCAGAAGAGCGCAGCATTTGGTCCTTTGGAAGCGGATATGGCGGTAATGCGCTTTTAGGTAAGAAAAGCTTTGCTTTGCGCATTGCATCTGTTATGGGCCGAGATGAAGGTTGGTTAGCAGAGCATATGTTAATCCTTGCCATTACTAATCCAGAGGGAGTAAAAAAGTACTTTGCAGCTGCATTTCCTAGCTCTTGTGGAAAAACTAATTTATCTATGCTATTACCCAGTCTCCCCAACTGGAAAATTGAATGTGTAGGAGATGATATTGCTTGGTTACACATAAGAGATCAAAAGCTCTATGCGATTAATCCAGAAGCGGGTTTTTTTGGAGTTGCTCCTGGAACTTCTTTGACCTCTAATCCCAATGCAATGAATACCCTTACACATGATACCATTTTCACAAATGTTGCATTGACAGAAGACAAAGATGTATGGTGGGAGGGAATGACGGAACAACCTCCTTCTCAATTAACAGATTGGCAAGGGAATCCCTGGACTCCTAATTCTAAGCATCTCGCGGCTCATCCCAATGCGCGTTTTACTGTTGCTGCTAAGCAATGTCCTGTGATTGATCCTAACTGGGAAAGTCCAGAAGGAGTTCCTATCTCTGCAATTATTTTTGGTGGTAGGCGCTCAAATACCGTGCCTTTGGTCTATGAAGCTTTTGATTGGACCCACGGGGTTTTTTTAGGAGCATGTATGTCTTCTGAAATGACAGCAGCAGCTAGCGGAGAGATAGGGAAGTTGCGCCATGACCCTTTTGCTATGCTTCCTTTTTGTGGTTATAACATGGCAGATTACTTCAAACATTGGCTAAGCATGGAAAAAAACAATGTAACTCTGCCTAAGATTTTTCATGTAAATTGGTTTCTAAAAGATGATAAAGGTAAATATATTTGGCCAGGATTTGGGGATAATATTCGTGTATTAAAATGGATTTTTGAAAGAGTAGATCAAAGCGATAATTTTCAAACTTCTGCTATTGGAAATCTTCCTAAGCAAGATTCTTTGGATGTCTCTGGATTATCTCTTACCTCTGAGCAACTAGAGCAACTCTTTGCTATTCATGTTACACAGTGGCGTCAAGAGATCAAAGAGATGCATCGCTATTTTACTTTATTTGGATCAGAGCTGCCTCCTCATATGCTACACCAATTACAAGCATTAGAAAAACGAATCCAATAA